tttggggggggagataaaaaaagcggaattccgcgaattagcggaaaaatcacatccctgaatcaGTAATTCAAAAAGAAACCAAATTTCTTCAGTTGTTTTTTAtacattattcatttgacccaaataaTTGGGTTAGTTGAAAAACCCGGTTAAATTGGGTCTAAAATACACAGACCCAActttttatttaacccaaaatgttgggtcaaattacattaataacccacaacgcaacccaattttttgggttgtttggttggttattcatttgactccaattttttgtcttattttttgggggttaattgaataacccaaaaagttgtgtcggTTCCTTTTTGAACTaacttgggttatttttgacccaacagctTTTAGAGTGAGAGCTAGAGATAGAGATGCAAACATTACAAATAAACTGCAGAGAGACATCGACAGAGAGCTCAAGACAGAGAGATAGAGATGTCTTAGTTTTCTATTTTCAATaattaagcaaaaataatttatttcttttttttgggtcacgTCATTATGGAAGGGCGTTTGTAGAATTTTGCGATGAGGTTGTAACATAACCAAATGTGGCAAAAGTGAAATGCTTCCAAATACTCTCCAGAGGCAGTGTACTATAGATTACTGAAGTCAAATTATTCCACATCAGCAAAAACAGGGTTGTGTTCACTTTCTCTATCCACTGTAATCTGTACTTTCAGATGAGAAATATATGAAATGATTCCTCGTGCGCCACCTCTAGAGATGTTCAATCAGATGCTCGATCAAAAGCAAAAGAATTGGCAAGCAGTTCAATTGTTGATTCATTTTGTGATTTATCAAACAGAGTGGCCCAACGTTACCTAGTCTTACTGTAGCTTGTCCAATGTGAAGGGCCGGTGTTATGTTTTGCTGCTGTTTTATATGACATAAAACACACTAAGTTTGGCTTTTGGACTGTTGGTGACAAAGATAATTCAATGAGAGAAGGACCTTTACATTTTGTCAGGAGATCATGACAAGATGGCTTGGCTGCAGAAGTAAGTGTACCTGTCCGGGCCTCAGAGGTGGCCCATAGGGTTGGATGCGTCGGTCAAGCTTGGGTGGACCCCCGTGTGACCTTGCTGCCCGTCACCGGAACCGCCCGACACTTTTTCCTCCTCTCTTCTCTTAAGGCAGGCAGCTTTGGGGTTAAGATTCCGCTCTATAGGGACAGTCAAAATACAATAGTAGGAAGAAtatcagtaaataaaaaaattaaaaaaaacttccaccTGTACAGATGCTACAAACTGAGGATGCCATGTGGCAACCATTCTCCAGTCTAGGTCAAGGGttgtcaaactttttgggtcTAGCGCCCCCTTAagggaagacattttttttttcttagtctaccgtattttcacgactataaggcgcactttaaagtcttacattttctcaaaaatcgactTTGTGTGGACCGAGGTTCAAAAATTTGACTGTGTGAGAGTACTTCCcacacacattgcttatatacaagaaaggcggacctgactgaggacagacatgagagcaGGGTGGCGAGTTCTCCAGCccctcctctccctctccctctcccccaCCCCTACATGTTGCTCTGCCAATCGTGACTTGTGTTCAAACTCATGCCATGGCGCTAAAGCATGCATGTTCAGTGAgcatgtgtcctctttttttcttgtttcataACTTAACGAGccacttacaagttaattgtttgattgacagctccctCCAAAACAGAGCGGTGCAGGGAGTGAGGGtgatggaacataccaaaaagGGGTGTCCGGGCTAAACTACTTCATACAGTAGtgtattgtttcctttttttccctttcattttaaatgctttattgaacaacgtgCACTTACAGCAACAGACATCGTAAAAGTCATTTTGAAGTAGTGCAAGTCTAAAAAGTGTAGCAAAACAGATCACACCACATACTAAAAACACCAGATTGGTTTTTCCCAAGCGTCACTTTTTCTTCTCTATTTCTGTGACTGAAATGTGCGCACATCTCAGCcgctgtgaaaaataaagtttggcAAATGAACGCGGAGCTTGCTATCATTCCGGGAGGCTGGCGAACACAGCTTTTCCAAGACGGACAAGTTATGCCACAATTTGTCAATGGATCGTGAATGCCTGGGCGAACGCAAAAGCCGGCATCATTTCCGAGGACACGACGAAactgactctgacaatgagacggcgtgtttgatggagaatttgcccagttgtttgtttctgatACAGAATATCATGAGGACTATGACTGATTTGTGGATTAGGATTGCTCAAAAGCAACGCGAGTACATTGTTATATGcttcaagtacaactgaactcactgtttacattgttacttcaaccgaactcagttttgttccgttcgctgcctttttaaaaacatgcgctagcactagcatatgttttagcacaatagcatgctaccatatgttttaagctagcgtatgtttaactGTGCGTGCTCCCACTATTGCCgtgcgccttatgtgtgtgttaaacacagaaatagcaccagtaactgtgactgcgccttataacacggtgcgccttatggtcgtgaaaatacggtaatagTGTAActgcccaagtcatttttttaaaacataaaagtcATGGTAATccataaatgttgaaaaagagTACTCAGTCTTCATgttagttgaatttttttccttcttttcattTTCCAAAAAATGACCAAGGCAATTATGCTGAAAGGCTAACAATGTGTATCCCAAAATGCAACAGGAATTAAAAAGTTGCttgtttgaggggaaaaaaatgtcggaaagttatgattacaaattcagatttttatcAAGTGAGACAACATGAAATGGGACATGAATacagcagacagacagatgTAAAACTGGAACATATTTTGTAAGAGTGTAGCCCAGTTTCATGGTTACACAATATATAAATTTAGAGTCATTGGGAACAGACCTCTAACTTGCTGCTCCAAATTGAGGATGACCGCCACGGCCTGATGGAGGATGAGCAGTTTGGTCTGAGGCTTCTCGCTCTTCAGGTGCAGCTGGCACATGCGACCCAGCTCTTTGAAGGCCTCGTTGATGTCCCGCACCCGCAAGCGTTCCCGGGCGTTGTTGGCCATCCTGCGTTCTCGCTCCCGCTCCGCTTTCTGTTCCGGATTCAGGTCTTCGTCCTCAGTCAGACTGCGGGGCATAAGAAAACACTTTTGAAAAGGAAGGTTGATTTGATTACAAGGAGCTAAATAATAAAGTTGAACAATTTCATCAAATATTTTAGAGAATGGATGGGTAGATCATAATTAAATCATTATACAttataaaaataactataattgttttaatatatttttattagtttatgtTCTTTTGTCTTCACAGTGTGTTCTTACCTTGTGCGCGTGCCAGCGCGCGGTGTTTTCAGGCTGTCGCTCTCATCATCCGACTTGTCATCGCCCGAGAGGGAATCATTCATGTCGTCCTTTTCATGCTTCTCCAACTTCAGCGCCAAGGCGGTAGCCACCTGACCAGCCAAGCCTGGAAGAGGTGTGGGAGGCGAGAAAAAGGCAAATTAAGGAAAGCTGTCTATCAGCCATAAAATGAGTCAAAAAGAAGTGGGGGGACCATCAAACCTCTGAATGCTTCAACTTGATGGTTGAGTTCTGTGCTGGACGTGGAGCCAGTGCTTGGCAGGCCTCCGTGGCTGTTCAGGCTAGCACTGTCGTCAGCATGGGAAGAACCctgcaaataaaaacaggagGTGCATTGTCAAGACGGGAAGTTGACATCCTCTGGAAATGAAACAACGACAATACAAGACCAAACAGAAATAGATAAATGGTAGATCTTGTGGAAGAATTTCAAAAAAGTGCCTCGTAtaatgtgtgttaaaaaaacgatttaaagttaggccccgccttttaaagctaaatacactcaaagtcacagatattATAGTAGAAAATGAGAATGGCGACCCCAGGTCTGCAAAACACAAGCACACTATCATGTTGCATCCATTTGTATCTGATTATTTGATTAACCAGTGTGAAAATTAATAGAATGcttgattctaaaaatacttAATAGTTGCACCCCTAGATACAGGTAGCCTACATGTTCCAAATTTAACTTCTACACACAACTCTGTGTTGACAGATAAACACGCTCAAATCAATGCACTCAGGCAGGATGGAATTCATTTACAATACAAACTCAATGAATTCATGGGATTAATCAACATGAGGgaacacttaactcattcactttcagccattttcactgaagcaatcccctttactcccggctgttttacttgattttgactgattatgcaaggcccacagaatattgtgttctattgctatgacaacatgagtatcttctttcatcaggaaaaaaaaacgtatatttgtatctgtctccgttttgcagcaattagcattagaatatagctaagtttcatcattagtcacaaatctgcttagaactgtgggtaaatcagcttgttttcaacatggccctggttgatctcttctactctgctgccacctgctggccgtttttgtaaataactaccattgcttcaaccgttttgtgcagttgagaggctagcattaaaaaacacacacgtaaaaacgtataaatacgtctttgggacacctgaaacgtttaaaatagaacgtatttatacatttttgggagcaaatgagttgttAAGAGGGTGCcttcaaacaagcattcactTGTGCAGCACAGGACCAATCCTGGGATCTAATGAGTCATTTACAATTCCAAACAGTATGAAGCACAGTTCACTCATGACTGACTGCCTTTAACCACAACCAAGACTCTTTTTCGTGTCTAAAAGAAGACTGTTTTTAGATTTCTTTGGTGTTCACTTTCAAAAGACATCAAACTGGACTGAATTTCTGGTTGTGACATAGCACTCATTATGTACACATTCATGAGAGGCAAATAGTCAACAACCAGCATGTGCCACAATCCCCCATTCTTGCAGATGTTCGccacatgtttttttcaaagttaTTTCAATTCTCTTTCGACTTCCATGAGAAGGCAGGGAAAGTGTCAACTAAGGTTGGAGGGTACATCCctaaccccccctccccaatgTTTAGTTATGTAATCCCCCTGTCACTGTTGGCCTCTGTTAACCCCTTTACCCCAAAACCCTCCCCTTCTTCTGCGCTACACTAATCGTTGCTGTGCTCTCAACAGGTGCCCTAACAAGTCTTTGTgcacaggaggaggaggaggggaaagCTTGGGTTCTGGCAAGAAAAGAAGGCTGCCATTTTCACGGCTGGGCCTGATTATCATACAGCTGAGGAGGCACGGGGTGCAGACACACGTTTCCAACCATTCAGATTTCCTTGCTTGTTAAAAAGAAGCGATGAAAAGGGGtacaaaaagggggggggggggtggctggcAATCCTGACTAAAAGCCCGTGACTGTCTCGAGGCTGGTGAGCCTGTTTAAGGGAAGCTCTCCCCCACACAGGAAGAACTGTGTCTGTGCAAACACAGTATGTTCTATCTGGCAGTCACAGTCGCTCAACAttactgccacagtttggtgtTCGATTACAAACGCGACAAAATCAATTGAGAACCTAGACATTTCATCTGTgcaaacagtttttaaaaacaaagcatggcGTCACATCTAATAATTTCAGAATAATACAATGTATTCAAACCGTGACCATGTGGGCATGCactatttttgcattttgtctAAAAGCTCAATACAGGTAAAGTGCTCTGGTTCTTGGTGGAAGTTGGGGATAATGTACATCTTTACTGCATTCGTACCAGTACTAAACAAAAATTCTCTCATAGTACAACACCGATACCACTTTACaggacatgacatgacatgacatactgtataccATTTCAGGCAGGTAGAGTACGATGTAAGGATGTTAGAACGTTAGTAATTACAAGTTGTAGCTCTAAAAAGTGTTATATTTCAGTGAAACTTATGCCATGTtcaagattttgtttttatatttagacTTGAACAATtggcaattaaaataaatcattattacCACAAATAGTTTTATCAAGTATCAAGTACTTGTATTCGTACTTGTTCAGAACAAAATAATGATTAGGTGCATCCCTAACACTTTTAGAATAACACAAAATAGGATGTTTGCTAAAAATGATcagataaaaaacattttgaaactaTAAGAAACATACACAATGGCAAatatcaatctttttttttttttttacacaatcacTTGTCACTTTCTTATGTCATTTGCAGCCAGAAGATGCTCAATGCAAATTAACTTCACCTCAGTTTTGATCACATAACTGGATGTAAAGGAATGTATGGTAAAgtagaaaattattattttcagtgGCACATATAATAATCATTACCATGCTGGGGGAACAAAGAGTAATTTTGGAGTACTTCATGTTGACAGGGGTGATTTTAATAAAACTGAAGATATTTGGATTTGTATCCAACACTTTCACTCTAACTTTCATTTCTCTTGGAAATATTATAAAAATCTCTTCAGTTCATACAAACAAATCATATATGTTTTCGAATTTGTCTTTCACACTAGTGTGTGGAGGTAATTAAATCAAATCGAGTCTGAAAGCGATCACACTTATGGAACATGTCAGTGTCATTGATGTGTGCTTTTGTCACAGTGATGAATTGTTTCTAAACCGCTGGCATTAgtaggatgtaaaaaaaaacgtttgttttccCAGATGCATTTCAAACGCAATATCTTAATTTGGGAGACAGAAACATGCACATCTTCAATCAGCACTTCATACCATCGCTGCTGTCCGACTGGGAGCTAACGCCGAGGCAGGGAAACTTGCTCCAATGGCTGCCAGTTGACCGTTTTGTGCCTGTCCCAGTAGACTGTGGATGTCGCTGGGTAGACTGGCGGTGGAGCCCACAGCGTGGTTCCTCAGAACAAGGATTGCGTCATCCAGTCGGTCAAGACGATCCTCCATTCGCGACTGAGGGGAGCATAGGGATTTGTAGAATGGAGGGTCAGGGGGGTGCGAGAGGAGTGGTgaggagagggaaaaaaacggcAGAGCAGCTTAGTATAAGCATACTACGACCAAAAAACGAAAACAATGATTGGATGGCCTGGACTTCAAAAGTGAagataaagaaaatacaaatgcaTGATCACAAGAGCGCCAAACATCAACAAATATACTTATTTGTGTGAAGTGAATAGCAGTCACATGGAGTGGATTAACATCTGCACTCAAGCAGATTGTGTGGCAAGCCAATAAAACAACAATGGCAAGAAAAGCtgactcaaaaataaaaataacgatTGAATGTCGAGGTCAtgagaggaataaaaaaaaaaaagcacgacaATTTATGAAACATGTTATAGAAAAGCAGCTCAATCCAAAGTACCTCACAGACATCCTTTAAGAAAGACATGGCATCCTGAAGATGCTCATGTAACTGCTGATGAACTCTGTTTTTCTGCCAAAGTCCAAAGAAATAAGAAAAGGATTAAGAAAGAGCGGAAATAcaatttgagagagagagagagagagagaggatttGCAGACAGGCATAAATCTGCTGACCAATCAGTTTGTTAGGATGAAAGTGTTTTGTGTGCTATTTTAATACCTCTTATGACACAAGTGGTTACTTCTTTCCTTTACAGCGCCATAGTCTATTCATAACTTGAATATAAGGCAGTATATGGGTTTGGGCAACTAGTTTTCATGTGTGGCTAACCCAAAGCCACCGGTTTTAcagcaattacaaattttaattgccggTAAACAGTGTTGCAAGATTGCAATGTCACAGATGGAACAGCCAATCAAAAATGCACTAacttgcacaaaaacaaaacaaacaaacaaaatcgaTCATAGCCAATAAATAGCCTCTCAAAATATCCACTCTCCTTTATTGCCAATAATAGAAAGTGTGGTGTCGAAACGCTTGATGTACGGCATAAAGTCGCCAATTTTTTTGCGATAGTCCACTTCACTTGTTTGGCCACAGCGCTTCTTGGTGTGCGGCGGGCCTAATCTAGCAACTAAAGTACCTCCCACTTCATTGGCTGCTaatggaatggaaaaaaaatacaatgtctCTATTACAAACTTTTGAATCATGTGCAATTTGCTGCCTTACAGCAAAGTACTATCATTGTGTAAAATAAGCAAGAGTGTCTCAAACCATTAGCGATTAGTTATTTCATCTGTAATGAAATCCTCAAGTGGCATGTTTAGACAGTTGCTCAGTCCCAATTCTAGAAGTCATGGGGCTTTCCAAACTCCTCAGGCATTTATAACTTGGACTACTTGGAAAATCTGACCCATAGTTTTATTTTGCATAGATTGAGGCAATATGTGTATGGGTGAAATTAAATCTGTAAGAATGGCAGCAAAGGAATCCTGGAGAAGTGGCTCTGCATACAGCTGCTCGCAGCCCCTTGaactagccccccccccccccccctcaactgTTAAGCCTGGAGCAGGAGACAGAT
This portion of the Vanacampus margaritifer isolate UIUO_Vmar chromosome 4, RoL_Vmar_1.0, whole genome shotgun sequence genome encodes:
- the tcf12 gene encoding transcription factor 12 isoform X4, which translates into the protein MYCAYPVPGMGSNSLMYYYNGKSVYAPSPNSEDFNRDSPSYSSPKPSSNMFASTFFDGTHSSSDPWNSTNGINQPSYGGMLPGSASHMPQSGNYSSLHSHDRLNYPAHSASPDINASLPPMSSFHRSSTTTSPFVSITHTPSVNNADGVMAAANRGNATGSSQTGDALGKALASIYSPDHTSSSFPSNPSTPVGSPSPLTATAGTGSAGTAVTAAGTPSGRPGTTQWPRPSGQTPSSPNYENSLHSLSRMEDRLDRLDDAILVLRNHAVGSTASLPSDIHSLLGQAQNGQLAAIGASFPASALAPSRTAAMGSSHADDSASLNSHGGLPSTGSTSSTELNHQVEAFRGLAGQVATALALKLEKHEKDDMNDSLSGDDKSDDESDSLKTPRAGTRTSLTEDEDLNPEQKAERERERRMANNARERLRVRDINEAFKELGRMCQLHLKSEKPQTKLLILHQAVAVILNLEQQVRERNLNPKAACLKRREEEKVSGGSGDGQQGHTGVHPSLTDASNPMGHL
- the tcf12 gene encoding transcription factor 12 isoform X3, encoding MYCAYPVPGMGSNSLMYYYNGKSVYAPSPNSEDFNRDSPSYSSPKPSSNMFASTFFDGTHSSSDPWNSTNGINQPSYGGMLPGSASHMPQSGNYSSLHSHDRLNYPAHSASPDINASLPPMSSFHRSSTTTSPFVSITHTPSVNNADGVMAAANRGNATGSSQTGDALGKALASIYSPDHTSSSFPSNPSTPVGSPSPLTATAGTGSAGTAVTAAGTPSGRPGTTQWPRPSGQTPSSPNYENSLHSLKNRVHQQLHEHLQDAMSFLKDVCESRMEDRLDRLDDAILVLRNHAVGSTASLPSDIHSLLGQAQNGQLAAIGASFPASALAPSRTAAMGSSHADDSASLNSHGGLPSTGSTSSTELNHQVEAFRGLAGQVATALALKLEKHEKDDMNDSLSGDDKSDDESDSLKTPRAGTRTSLTEDEDLNPEQKAERERERRMANNARERLRVRDINEAFKELGRMCQLHLKSEKPQTKLLILHQAVAVILNLEQQVRERNLNPKAACLKRREEEKVSGGSGDGQQGHTGVHPSLTDASNPMGHL